In Actinomadura luteofluorescens, the sequence CCGTGAGCGCCGGGAAGAGCAGGCTCATGCCGCTGTCGGAGGTCGCCGCGCCCTGGCGCGCCAGAAGGAGCACCCCCGCCGCCGCGGCGACGAGGCCGGACAGCACGAACGACAGGAACTGGACACGCGTGACGTTGACGCCGACAAGCCGGGCCGCGTTGGCGTTGGAGCCGACCGCGAAGAGATGGCGGCCGAGCGGCGTCTGGCCGATGACGAACCACACGACGGCCCCCATGCCCGCCGCCGCCAGCACGATCCGGGGAACGCCGAGCCACGTCAGCGACCCGAGGTCGGTCAGCCCCGCGGAGATGCCCTCCGTGATCTGCATGCCGTCGGTATAAGCGAAGATCGCGCCGCCCAGCAGCGTCGCCATGCCCAGGGTCGCGATGAAGGGGTTCATCGCGAAACGCGCCACCAGGACCCCCAGCACCACACCGATCAGGACGCCGGCCGCCAGCGCGAGCGCGATGGCCACCGGCATCGGCAGGCCGAACCTGGACATCCCGGCGGCCGCGACGACGCACGCGGTCGCGCTGACGGCCCCGACCGAGAAGTCAAGGTAGCCCGCGGCCATGGGGAACAGCAGCGCCAGCGCGACGGCCAGGCCCACCGCCTGGTTGGCCAGCAGCGCCTGGACGTTCGCCGAGCTGCGGAACGCCGCTCCGGACTCCGGCAGCACCGCGAACACGACGACCATGAGGACGAGCATCAGCAGCAGGCCGTAGCGTTCGACCACGGCGACAGCGGAGCGGGACCTCCGGACGCCGGACGCCGCCCTCCTCCCCGCGCCGCTTCCGGGGGGCGTCACAGCCGGTTCCGGGGCCGCCCCCGTGTCGACCGAGCCATTGACATCGACCATCTTCAAGTCCCTTTCACGTGGTCTGGGTCGCGGCGGCGATGGCGGCCTCGGTCAACCGGTCACCGCTCAGCTCGCCGGCGTCAACGCCCTCGCGCAGGATGACGACCCGATCGCAGAGCCCTTCGAGCTCCTCGAAGTCCGACGACACCACCAGTGCCGCTCCGCCGCCCGCGACCTGCTCGCGGACGAGCGCGTGGATCTCCGCGCGCGCCACCGCGTCGACTCCCTGTGTGGGCTCGTCGAGCAGCAGCAGCCGCGGATTGAGCCGGAACCACCGCGCGAGCACGGCCTTCTGCTGGTTGCCGCCCGACAGGGCACCGAAGGCGACGTCGGGACCGGCGGCCCGGACCGCGAAGGGCCCCAACAGGGCCGCGGCGTCCCGCCGCTCGGCACGACGTGCCATCCGCCAGCCCGTCCAGTAGTCGCCGACGACGGTGGCGGACATGTTCTCCCACACCGGGCGGTCCGCGAACGCCGCGTCCCGCGCCCGGTCCTCGGGCACCAGGGCGACGCCCGCACCGATCGCGGCGGCGGTGGTCCGGTGCCGGCCCGGCGCACCGCAGATCTCGATCCGGCCGGCGTTCACCGGCAGGGCCCCGAAGAGCGCCCGGAGGAGACTGGACCGGCCCGATCCGAGCAGGCCGGCCACTCCCACGATCTCTCCCTGCCCGACATCGAGGTCCACTCCTCGCAGCGGCCCTCCGGCGAGGCCGCGCACGCGCAGGACCGGCGTCCCGGCCGACCGGCCCCGCGGCGGATCCTTCCGCTCGCGGGCGCCCTGCGCGGCGCGCTCGCGGGCCGCCTCGCCCGCCATCAGCGCGACCACCCGGGCCTCGTCCAGTTCCCCGGGCGGGGCGGTCGCCACCACCGCGCCGTCGCGCAGCACGCTGATCCGGTCGGCGATGCTGAGCACCTCGCGCAGCCGGTGACTGACATAGATGATCGTCTGGCCCCGGGCCCGGCAGCGCCGCAGCGCTTCCAGCAGAAGCGAGACCTCGTGGTGGGGCAGGCTCGCCGTGGGCTCGTCCAGCACCAGCGTCACGCGCTCGCCCTCGTCGACGTCGCGCAGTGCCCTGGCGATGGCGACGAGGGTCCGGTCGCTGGGACGCAGGTCGCGGACGAGGGTCCGCGGATCGAGGTCGACCTGGGCTCTGCGCAGCCGTTCCTCCGTCCGGCCGTGCAACCGCCGCCACGAGATCGCAGGTCCCGCCCACCGCGGATACCCCTCGTCCAACGCGAAGTTCTCATTGATCGTCAGGTCGGGGATGAGCCCGAGATCCTGGTGGACGAACCGCAGACCGGCCGAGCGCGCCACCGCCGCCGTGTACGACCCGGTGGCGTACCTCTCGCCGTGGATCGCGATCGTCCCGCCGTCGTCGGCGCCGTACACGCCGGCCAGGATCTTCAACGTGGTCGACTTCCCCGACCCGTTGCCGCCGAGGAGGGCGTGGACCGACCCTTCTTCCACCCGCAGGTTCAGGGCGTCGAGCACCCGGACGTCGTCGAAGGACTTGGAGACGCCGGTCAGCTCGACCGCGGCGGGACCGGCTCGTTCACGAGACGCGGCAGACATCATGGCGCCTCTGCTCCGCCCTGGCGGTTCCACGCCTTCTTGTAGAGGGCGCTGTAGTCGATGGGACCGGTGTACTCGGTCCCGGACGCGGGCATGTTGCGGGTCCTGTCGATGATCTGCAGGCCGACGCCCGCGGTCGCCGGCGGGCTTCCCTGGAAGGCCCGGTCGAGCGCGTCGACGGTCGCGTAGGCCCGGTAGCCGGCGGAGGCGCCGTAGCAGATCTCCTGCCCCTTGCCGCTGCGGATGTAGTTCATGTTGTCGATCTGGCACTCGCCGCCGACCACGAGGAGGCCGGGCCGGTTCGCCGCGACGAGGGCCTGCTGGACGCCCGCCACGAAGAAGTGATCGATGTCCACGGTGACCACGTCCACCTGAGGATGCTTCAACAGCGCGGTCTCGAACTTCTGGCGGATGCCGGGAACGTCGGCCGGCGATATCTTCACCGAATCGACGATCCGGCAGCCTCCGCAGGCGGCGATCCGGTCGGTGAAGCCCTTGGCCTGGTACTCGCCCATGGCCACGTCCTCGAACGACACGTGCAGGATCTTCGCCTCGCCCTTCGTCTTGGCGATGACGGTGTCGGCGCGCAGGCGCCCCATGCGGGTGTAGAAGTCGGCGAGCGTGGGCGTGGCCGCCGAGAACCGCGCCGGAGCGTCGAACAGTGCCTTGCTGCGGCCCTGCGACGGGTCGTCGCAGTCGAAGCCGCTGAATGACGCGATCTTGACGCCGGCGCGTCCCGCCTCGACGAGCGCCTGCCGCACCGGGGCGCAGTCGACGGCCAGCAGGACGATGCCGTCGGCCCGGGCCGCGGTCGCCTGGCGGACGCAGCCGCCCCACCCGCCGTTCTCGTTGTTGCGTCCGTCGCAGACCTGGGTCTTCCAGCCGAGCGAGGCGGCGGCGGCCGACACCTCCTGGCCCTGGTAGACCAGCGCGTGCACCTGCTGCCAGGCGGAGATCACCCAGATGTTCTTGCCCGAGGCCGGTCTGGGCCCGTCCGCCGCGGGCTCGGTGTAGTCGGCGGTACCGTACGCGCGCGTGACGGCGTCGGTCGACTCCTTGACGACCTGGGCGGAGGTGACCGTGCCCGCCGACCCCTCCGAGCGGGCGGACCCGCAGGCCGCGAGCGCGAGGGACAGCGGAAGAGCGAGCAGCGCGGCCAGGAATGGCGCGCGTCTGCGGGTGGGGTGATACATGCCATGCGTTCCTAACGTGGTCGGGGTGGGTTCAGCAGAAGTCGGCAGGGACGGTGAGGGGCCAGTTCGTCCGGGCCTCCAGCGCCGCGGCCAGCCGCAGCAGGGTCGCCTCGTCGAAGGGCGCGCCGATCAGCTGCACTCCGACGGGCAGCCCGGTCGGCGCGACGTGGACCGGCAGGCTGATCGCGGGCTGGCCCGTGATGTTGGCCAGGAGGGTGAAGGAGACCATGAGCAGCGCGCTGGGCTGCGCGACCGCCACGTCACGGTTCGCGTCGGCCCGCACGACGCCGAGTTC encodes:
- a CDS encoding ABC transporter permease — protein: MVERYGLLLMLVLMVVVFAVLPESGAAFRSSANVQALLANQAVGLAVALALLFPMAAGYLDFSVGAVSATACVVAAAGMSRFGLPMPVAIALALAAGVLIGVVLGVLVARFAMNPFIATLGMATLLGGAIFAYTDGMQITEGISAGLTDLGSLTWLGVPRIVLAAAGMGAVVWFVIGQTPLGRHLFAVGSNANAARLVGVNVTRVQFLSFVLSGLVAAAAGVLLLARQGAATSDSGMSLLFPALTAVFLSTIVIEMGRPSVLGTVIGVLFVAVSVSGLTLVGAPSWVSQVFNGAALLVAVGMASIGRPRGRAARG
- a CDS encoding sugar ABC transporter ATP-binding protein; translation: MMSAASRERAGPAAVELTGVSKSFDDVRVLDALNLRVEEGSVHALLGGNGSGKSTTLKILAGVYGADDGGTIAIHGERYATGSYTAAVARSAGLRFVHQDLGLIPDLTINENFALDEGYPRWAGPAISWRRLHGRTEERLRRAQVDLDPRTLVRDLRPSDRTLVAIARALRDVDEGERVTLVLDEPTASLPHHEVSLLLEALRRCRARGQTIIYVSHRLREVLSIADRISVLRDGAVVATAPPGELDEARVVALMAGEAARERAAQGARERKDPPRGRSAGTPVLRVRGLAGGPLRGVDLDVGQGEIVGVAGLLGSGRSSLLRALFGALPVNAGRIEICGAPGRHRTTAAAIGAGVALVPEDRARDAAFADRPVWENMSATVVGDYWTGWRMARRAERRDAAALLGPFAVRAAGPDVAFGALSGGNQQKAVLARWFRLNPRLLLLDEPTQGVDAVARAEIHALVREQVAGGGAALVVSSDFEELEGLCDRVVILREGVDAGELSGDRLTEAAIAAATQTT
- a CDS encoding substrate-binding domain-containing protein — protein: MYHPTRRRAPFLAALLALPLSLALAACGSARSEGSAGTVTSAQVVKESTDAVTRAYGTADYTEPAADGPRPASGKNIWVISAWQQVHALVYQGQEVSAAAASLGWKTQVCDGRNNENGGWGGCVRQATAARADGIVLLAVDCAPVRQALVEAGRAGVKIASFSGFDCDDPSQGRSKALFDAPARFSAATPTLADFYTRMGRLRADTVIAKTKGEAKILHVSFEDVAMGEYQAKGFTDRIAACGGCRIVDSVKISPADVPGIRQKFETALLKHPQVDVVTVDIDHFFVAGVQQALVAANRPGLLVVGGECQIDNMNYIRSGKGQEICYGASAGYRAYATVDALDRAFQGSPPATAGVGLQIIDRTRNMPASGTEYTGPIDYSALYKKAWNRQGGAEAP